The following are encoded together in the Halococcus salifodinae DSM 8989 genome:
- a CDS encoding ABC transporter ATP-binding protein: MAAIELENVTKRFGDVTALENCDLDVHEGEIYGFLGPNGAGKSTTINLLLDFIRPTGGTARVLGHDAEAESQRIRERVGVLPEGFDVYDRLTGRQHLQFAIDSKGSDDDPNEIAARVGIADAIDRKAGGYSKGMAQRLVLGMALVGQPDLLILDEPSTGLDPNGAREMREIIRAERDRGATVFFSSHILGQVDAICDRVGILRGGELVAEDTVEGLRDATSAEATLVVKVDRVPDGVLEEVRSLPAVSDASAEGTTIRVSCEDSSKTTVLGTIEDAGATVEDFSTEDASLEELFASYTNDNSPQSNVGTGRSGDETARSGENTDRTTDEITEVKT, translated from the coding sequence ATGGCGGCCATCGAACTCGAAAACGTCACGAAGCGATTCGGTGACGTTACCGCGCTCGAAAACTGTGATCTCGATGTCCACGAGGGGGAGATTTACGGCTTTCTTGGACCGAACGGTGCGGGGAAGTCGACCACGATCAACCTCCTGCTGGATTTCATCCGGCCGACCGGCGGCACCGCGCGGGTGCTCGGCCATGACGCCGAGGCCGAGAGCCAGCGGATCCGCGAGCGCGTCGGCGTCCTCCCCGAGGGGTTCGACGTGTACGACCGGTTGACCGGCCGCCAGCACCTCCAGTTCGCTATCGACTCGAAGGGCAGCGACGACGATCCGAACGAGATCGCCGCGCGCGTGGGGATCGCCGACGCGATCGACCGGAAGGCCGGCGGCTACTCGAAGGGGATGGCCCAGCGCCTCGTCCTCGGAATGGCGCTCGTCGGCCAGCCAGATCTGCTGATCCTCGACGAGCCCTCGACGGGATTGGATCCCAACGGCGCGCGCGAGATGCGCGAGATCATCCGAGCCGAGCGCGACCGCGGCGCGACGGTGTTCTTTTCGAGTCACATCCTCGGCCAGGTCGACGCGATCTGCGATCGCGTGGGCATTCTCCGTGGCGGCGAGCTCGTCGCCGAGGACACCGTCGAGGGGCTGCGCGACGCCACCAGCGCCGAGGCGACCCTCGTCGTCAAGGTCGACCGGGTGCCCGACGGGGTGTTGGAGGAGGTGCGCTCGCTCCCGGCGGTGTCGGACGCGAGCGCCGAGGGCACCACGATCAGGGTGTCGTGTGAGGACTCCTCGAAGACCACAGTCCTGGGGACGATCGAGGACGCCGGCGCGACCGTCGAGGACTTCTCGACCGAGGACGCCTCGCTCGAAGAGTTGTTTGCCTCCTATACCAACGACAACTCTCCTCAATCGAACGTTGGGACTGGACGATCGGGAGATGAGACGGCTCGCTCCGGCGAAAATACGGATCGAACCACTGACGAGATCACGGAGGTCAAGACGTGA
- a CDS encoding ABC transporter permease subunit has product MSTLTVARKDFQDGIRSWLLLGLTAVFVVFAAGAAYIYIAIGSIGGGGGGAVSSLSIIDFLSGLTAFFIPLIGVIVGYKAIVAERESGSIALLLSLPHTRRDVVLGKVLGRTGVVFVSAVVGFLIAAGVVVVLAGSLSVVNYALFVLATLLLALAFVALAVSFSAATKSSTLSLAGAGVITVLFIFSVWGLIPVLVRFVLNEYTPLSLDMSVQPEWAQFFVQLDPTTAYSNVLGVLIPDLASGSLASGGSVPFYLAPSFGFVTLAAWIIIPLVLGYYRFNTTDL; this is encoded by the coding sequence GTGAGTACGCTCACGGTCGCGCGGAAAGACTTCCAAGATGGGATTCGGTCGTGGTTGCTGCTCGGATTAACTGCGGTGTTCGTCGTTTTCGCGGCGGGGGCGGCATACATCTACATTGCGATCGGTTCGATCGGTGGTGGCGGTGGGGGCGCGGTCTCCTCGTTGTCGATCATCGACTTCCTCTCGGGACTCACCGCGTTTTTCATCCCACTGATTGGGGTAATAGTTGGCTACAAGGCAATTGTCGCTGAACGCGAAAGCGGGAGCATCGCCCTCCTGCTCTCACTGCCCCACACCCGCCGTGATGTGGTACTGGGCAAGGTACTCGGTCGGACAGGGGTCGTCTTCGTCTCGGCAGTCGTCGGCTTCTTGATCGCTGCGGGCGTCGTCGTCGTGTTGGCCGGCTCACTCTCAGTTGTCAACTACGCCTTGTTCGTGCTGGCGACGCTGCTGCTTGCGCTGGCGTTCGTCGCGCTCGCGGTCAGTTTCTCGGCAGCGACGAAATCTTCGACACTCTCGCTTGCGGGGGCTGGCGTCATTACCGTGCTGTTCATCTTCTCGGTTTGGGGACTTATCCCGGTGCTCGTACGGTTTGTCCTCAACGAGTACACGCCACTCTCGTTAGATATGTCGGTCCAGCCCGAGTGGGCGCAATTTTTCGTCCAACTCGATCCGACGACCGCGTATTCAAACGTTCTCGGTGTGTTGATTCCCGATCTCGCGAGCGGTTCACTCGCTAGCGGTGGTAGTGTGCCGTTCTATCTCGCCCCTTCGTTCGGATTCGTGACCCTCGCAGCGTGGATCATCATCCCACTCGTGCTGGGCTACTACCGATTCAACACGACCGATCTCTAG
- a CDS encoding Yip1 family protein translates to MSITNVLTDPNESFNHRAENPGLLRPLGVVFLAAVAAIIAPLLSYREFLAAGAPPLAVFGQAGSIIFAFFGQFVAWIVFAIVFYLFSIAVGGSGSLGDTLKLNGWGFVPAIIAGIVSGIGQFIALQNVAVPDLPQNFNQETATQFAEALTNFQMAIQSEPAVRIASLIVILLTIWQAVIWAHATMHARDLSLRGATIAVGVPIGVFVLFNLYNLLNGWVI, encoded by the coding sequence ATGTCGATCACCAACGTACTCACCGACCCGAACGAATCGTTCAATCATCGAGCCGAAAACCCTGGTCTGCTCCGACCACTCGGCGTGGTCTTCCTCGCGGCGGTCGCCGCGATCATCGCCCCGCTGCTCAGCTATCGTGAGTTCTTAGCTGCTGGCGCACCCCCACTCGCTGTATTCGGACAGGCGGGAAGCATCATCTTCGCGTTCTTCGGACAGTTTGTGGCCTGGATCGTGTTCGCCATCGTGTTCTATCTCTTCTCGATCGCGGTCGGCGGGAGCGGTTCGCTCGGCGATACGCTCAAACTGAACGGTTGGGGGTTCGTTCCCGCAATCATCGCGGGAATCGTCTCCGGCATCGGACAGTTCATCGCGCTGCAAAACGTTGCGGTTCCCGATCTCCCACAGAATTTCAACCAGGAGACTGCCACCCAATTCGCGGAGGCCCTGACGAACTTTCAGATGGCGATTCAAAGCGAGCCCGCAGTTCGAATTGCCAGTCTGATCGTCATCCTGCTTACGATCTGGCAGGCCGTTATATGGGCGCATGCGACGATGCACGCACGCGATCTCTCTCTTCGTGGGGCGACAATCGCTGTTGGGGTTCCTATCGGAGTGTTCGTCCTCTTCAATCTCTACAATCTCTTGAACGGATGGGTGATCTGA